The stretch of DNA GCTGAGCAGCTCCTTGAGCCGTCGGGCGGAGACCATGTTGAGCCGGCCGCGCGGCACCACCACGCCGACGCCGTCCTCAGGGTGGGTGACCTCGAACTCGATCATCGGACTCCTTCTGGTTCGTAGCCGCGGTACCGGGCCGCGCGGACGATGATGGAGAAGACGGCCAGGTCGAAGCAGACCCAGGCCATGTTGAACAAAGTGCCCAGCGGGTGGGCCTGGCCAACGGCGATCCGGACGAAGCCGATCGCGATCGCCAGCAGCAGGAGGCCGATCACGGTGAGCTGGGGCCGGATCAGATCCCAGCGCGGACCGGTCGAGGCGCGCCGCTCCTTGGGCGTCACAGCGAAGTCCAGGTCGCGATGCAGGTAGACGTTGCCGAAGGCGGAGGTCACGGACTTGATCCACACCGGGAACAGCGCCAGCGAGTACTGCTGCCCGCGCCAGGTGGGACGACCGGCCGCCACCACGAAGAACAGCAGCTGGTTCACGATGAGGAACGGCACCAACCGCACGAAGAAGGAGACGCTGAGGGCCTGGACCGGCAAGATGCCCAGCACGAGGTAGATGACGGGCGCAGCGACGTACACGAGGGCGGCGAAGCCCGAGAGATAGCTCCACATCGTGGCGAAGTACATGAGGCGCTGGGTCCAGGCGAGCCGCCGCTGGGCCAGCGGGTTCTCCCGGAACATCACCTGCATCGTGCCCTGCGCCCACCGCAGCCGTTGGGTGAGCATGGACTCGAGGTCCTCGGGCGCCAGGCCGTGGGCGAGGACCTCGTCGTGGTACGCCGTCCGCCAGCCCAGGCCGTGCAGCCGCATGCAGGTGGCCATGTCCTCGGTGACCGAGATCGTGGCCATCGGCATCACGGGCTGCGCCTCGCCGGCCCTGTCCACGTCGACCGCCGCGATGAGCGAGCGGACCGTGTCGACGGCGCCGAGCGGCGACCACTCGCGGTGGGAGAGCCGGGAGAGCGTCGTCTCGTCGACCGTCGCCAGGTTGGTCGACTGCTCGCCGGCGATGGTGTCGAGCTGCGCGATGACGGCGAGGTCCTCGTGCACGGTGCGCAGGTCCGCCTCGACCAGCTCGCGGTGGATGCTGTCGATGCGCCGCTGGAAGCGGAAGGTGACGTCGAAGATCGCGTGACCGCGGGCCAGCTCGCGGCGAGCGCGGCCGATGTCGTAGAGCACCTGGTCCAGGGCGCGCCGCACGCCGCGCTCCTCGGGGGCCAGATCCTTGCGGGCCTGGTCGATGACGGCCCGCGCCGTCCGCAGGGCGCGGTGGACCCCGACCGTGACCTCGTCGGCGTAGCGCGAGACGCCGAGCTGCATCAGGGCCTCGCGGCGGATGACGGCGTTGGAGCCGCAGAAGAAGGCGGCGTTCCAGCCGTCCTTACCCTGCTGGATCGGACCGTAGAACAGCGGCGCCTGGCTGCCGAGCGGGTCGCTGTCCGGGACGTTGACGAACCACTGGGGCGTCTGCACCAGCGCCATCCGGTCGTCGGTGAAGTAGCCCAGCGTCCGGTCCAGGATGTCAGGGGTCGGCACCTGGTCCGCGTCGAGGATCAGCAGGAACTCGCCCTCGGTCGCCAGCAGCGCGTTGTTGAGGTTGCCGGCCTTGGCGTGCCGCGGCATGCCCGCCCAGTCCGCCGAGCGGGTGATCCAACCCAGCCCTTCGGCCTCGGCGACCGCCTGTAGCTCGGGCCGGTTGCCGTCGTCGAGGATCCAGGTCTGGTGCGGATAGCGCACCTGCTGCGCCGCCCGGGCGGTGCGCATGACGAGGTCGATCGGCTCGTTGTAGGTGGTGATGAAGATGTCGACGGTCAGGCCGGCCGGAGCCGGCGGCGGCTCGGGCCGCTCCTTGAGCCGCCACATCGTCAACCCGAAGAGCAGCGAGTCGATCAGGCTGTAGGTCTCGGCCAGCACCAGCGGCACGGCGATCCACCACGCCGCCCAGTGCACCGAGAACAGCCAGCGCCAGACCACATAGTTCACGCCGAGGACCGCGGTCAGCACC from Nocardioides sp. BP30 encodes:
- a CDS encoding glycosyltransferase family 2 protein — protein: MSRRLLLIRVIVVLTAVLGVNYVVWRWLFSVHWAAWWIAVPLVLAETYSLIDSLLFGLTMWRLKERPEPPPAPAGLTVDIFITTYNEPIDLVMRTARAAQQVRYPHQTWILDDGNRPELQAVAEAEGLGWITRSADWAGMPRHAKAGNLNNALLATEGEFLLILDADQVPTPDILDRTLGYFTDDRMALVQTPQWFVNVPDSDPLGSQAPLFYGPIQQGKDGWNAAFFCGSNAVIRREALMQLGVSRYADEVTVGVHRALRTARAVIDQARKDLAPEERGVRRALDQVLYDIGRARRELARGHAIFDVTFRFQRRIDSIHRELVEADLRTVHEDLAVIAQLDTIAGEQSTNLATVDETTLSRLSHREWSPLGAVDTVRSLIAAVDVDRAGEAQPVMPMATISVTEDMATCMRLHGLGWRTAYHDEVLAHGLAPEDLESMLTQRLRWAQGTMQVMFRENPLAQRRLAWTQRLMYFATMWSYLSGFAALVYVAAPVIYLVLGILPVQALSVSFFVRLVPFLIVNQLLFFVVAAGRPTWRGQQYSLALFPVWIKSVTSAFGNVYLHRDLDFAVTPKERRASTGPRWDLIRPQLTVIGLLLLAIAIGFVRIAVGQAHPLGTLFNMAWVCFDLAVFSIIVRAARYRGYEPEGVR